The genomic window GTTGTATGGCTGCGTACAACGAAATCGACGGTATTCCTTGCCATGCAAATGAGTCATTATTGACAGGGATTCTTCGAGACGAGTGGGGATTTGAAGGGATTGTGATGGCAGATGGCGTGGCAAACGATCGGCTTCAGCAATTAACAGGAAGTGTTGAAAAAGCTGCTGCCTTGGCACTTTCTGCAGGCGTTGATTTAAGTTTATGGGACGTTGCTTTTACGAGATTAAGTGAAGCCGTTACGAACGGTGATGTGAAAGAGGAGCTTATAGACAGAGCCGTTCGTCGTGTGTTACGGCTTAAATTCCTACTCGGCTTGTTTGAAGAACCATTTGTTGATGAGAGCCGTTCAAAAGAAGCAGTTGGCCATTCCTCTTTTAAACAGCTAAACGAGCAAGTGGCCCGTGAAACCATCGTTTTACTTAAGAACGAATGTGCCATACTACCATTGGAGAAAAAAACGAAAAAAATCGCTGTTATTGGACCGAATGCGGATCAAATCGAACATCAGTTAGGAGACTATACCTCGTTTCGGCGAATGGATAAAGGGACGACCATTTTAAAAGGGATTCAACAACGAAGTGCTGGAGAAGTAATTTATTCTAAAGGATGTAGCGTACGTGGGTATTCGAAAGAGGGGTTTGAGGAAGCCATTACCGCAGCTACCGATGCAGATGTTGCGATTGTTGTCATTGGTGGAAGTAGTGCAAGGAATGTGGAGTTATCTTTTGATACGAATGGTGCTGCTATCATTGATGATCATCGAGCAGAAATGGACTGCGGAGAAGGTGTAGATGTAGCCAATTTACAGCTTGGTGGGGTTCAGCAAGAACTATTGAGTGAACTAGCCAAAACAGGTACTCCCTTAATCGCAATTGTCATCCAAGGAAGGCCACATGCGCTCACCGAAATTGAACCCTATTGCAACGCTATACTATGTGGTTGGTATCCTGGTGAAGAGGGAGGAACAGCCATAAGCGAGGTGTTATTTGGAGACGTCAATCCGAGTGGAAAGCTAGCGGTATCCATGCCCCGCTCAAGTGCACATTTACCGATTTATTACAATTATAAGGACCAGGGAAGAGCTCCTACCTACTTGGATATGGAAGCAACGCCGCTTTTTTCTTTTGGATATGGTCTAAGCTATACGACGTTTGTGTTACAACAGATACGTGTACAAAACCCAAGTATTTCTCTAGCACGTTTACGAGAGGGAGAAATGATTTCCATACAAGTTGATGTTGTAAATACTGGTTTAGTAGAAGGCTCTGAGGTGGTTCAATTGTATATAAAAGATGTGGAAGCATCGACAACCCGTAGAATAAAAGAATTAAAAGCCTTCAAAAAAATACTACTGGCACCGCAAGAAAAAAAGACGGTGACATTAACAGTAGGAGAAGAGGCGCTTTCCATCTGGAATAAAGACATGGAGTTTGGTCCTGAGCCTGGAAAGGTGAACGTAATGGTCGGAAGTGATTCTCAGAAAACAGAAGAGGTAACGATTACTATACTTGAACAATAAGTCGTAAATGGATAATAAAGGGATTTATATTCTTTCATTTCGAAAAAATGAAAAAAGAATGTAAATCCCTCTTGCTTGTGGTGAGGTTTTATCGCTATCATAGAATAAATACATAGCAGAACGTGTTAGGTCCTTTTTTGAAAGGGCTTACGAAAAGGATGGTTTAAGAGGAGGTGGATAGGTGCTGACTAAAAGAGGTTCGAAATTACTATACAAATATATCATCTCCTATCTTCTCGTATTCCTTGTTCCATTTACGATTATGAGTATTGTCATTTACTATAATGCTGTAACGAGTTTAAGAGAAGAAATTGAGCAATCGAATATTAATAATCTTGAACAGGTTAGGAATTTAACGGATGAACGTTTGTCCGAGCTCGTTACATTATCAGCAAGGATTTCTTTAGATCCACGGCTTACCCCTTATATGATTAGTCATCCCTATTATGGGGGAGAGGCGACGGATGAGTTAAGAAAGTATCGAGCAAATAGTGCGATAGTCGAGGAATTATTTGTTTACTATAAACAGCAAGATGTTCTCTATTCGACAAATGGCTCGTACTCGATGAATGCGCTTTTACAAAATAGTGAGGAACTTCAGCGAGTAGGGAGAGGAGAGTTGCTCGCTGACCTACATACAGACGTACCGCTTATACGAGTAGCCAGCAACCGTATTCTTTACCATGTACCGATTTCACCGAACTCGGAAAAGCCGCATGGAACCGTCATGTTTTTTATAGAGGAATCAACGATCATTAATATGATTCGCAATCTTCTAGGTGAAATAGAAGGGAATGTGTACATCTTTAACAAAGATCGTGAAACCGTCGCATCTGTAACAAGTGATGAGTTGGTTCAAACAGAGGATATTCAATCGTTATCAAACGGTTTTACAGGTGTAGAAACGGTTCAACTACATGGAAGTGATTATTCAATGGTTTCGGTGGAATCAGATGTGAGTGGTTGGACATTTGTTACAGTAATGGATCAAAATCAATTTTTTATTAAGCTCAATAACGTACAAGTCATTATGATCTCTTTTTTAGTTGTCTTGTTTGTCGTAGGGTTAGTCTTAGCCGTTCTTTTAGGTAGAAATCAATACAAGCCGATTAGTCAGCTCATCGCCATCACACACAAAGGAAAGCATTCCCCACCTTTTGTTAAAGGTGAAAATGAATTAGAGAATCTAGGCAAAACCGTTACATCCTTGTATGAGAATCATGAATTGTTAAATGAAACCATTGATCTACATCAGCCATTTGCACGTGACCAATTTCTAATTCGTCTTTTAAGAGGACATTACCATGACTCTGAAGAGATTGAGTTGATTATGGATTCGCTGAAATTGTCTTTGAAAGGAGATCGTTTTTTCGTTGTTATTGCGCAATTTGAACTCGAATCGTTTTCAAATACAAAGGACAAAGACAAGCTTTTACAACTGGTTTCAAAGAAGACGTTAGAAAACGCTACTGCTTATGCTGTTGACTTTCTTCATTCTGATTCAATTGTTGTCATGATTTCAATGGATGTTTTGGAGGAGAAAGTGAACAGAGGTTTTCTTGATAAAATGGTTCATGACATTCAAAAGGAAATGAAGGACTTTACCGTTTACAAACCAACGATCGGTGTTGGTCAACTGTACGACGATAAGACAAAGATTAATCGCTCTTACATTGAAGCGCTCGCTACAATGGAATATAAATTTTCCGCTCCTCAAGGAAGCGTTCTGTTCTTTGAGGATTTAGAGACAGAAACCCATCATTTGCTAGGTTATTTAAAGGAAGAGCAAATGAAGTATGTACAAAGTATCAAGCAAGGCGATTTTACTGTCGCAGACGAAATGCTCGGCGATATGTTTGAAGCGTTAGGAAGCAAGGGGCTTTCAATTAATGAAATCAAATGTATTTGTTTTGACATTATTAATACGACGCTACGAACCGTATCTGAATTAGGCTTTTATCAATATATGAAGCAAGTTGACCAATTAGTTGAATTCAAGTCCATTACACAATTGCATAAGCAGCTGCAATGTGTTGTTGAAGTTATTTGCAACGAAGTGGAAGAAAAGAAGGATAGTCATAACAATAAATTGAAAAAGGATATCCTTACTTATATTGAGCAAAACTATAAAAATTACGAGAT from Shouchella hunanensis includes these protein-coding regions:
- a CDS encoding helix-turn-helix domain-containing protein, with protein sequence MLTKRGSKLLYKYIISYLLVFLVPFTIMSIVIYYNAVTSLREEIEQSNINNLEQVRNLTDERLSELVTLSARISLDPRLTPYMISHPYYGGEATDELRKYRANSAIVEELFVYYKQQDVLYSTNGSYSMNALLQNSEELQRVGRGELLADLHTDVPLIRVASNRILYHVPISPNSEKPHGTVMFFIEESTIINMIRNLLGEIEGNVYIFNKDRETVASVTSDELVQTEDIQSLSNGFTGVETVQLHGSDYSMVSVESDVSGWTFVTVMDQNQFFIKLNNVQVIMISFLVVLFVVGLVLAVLLGRNQYKPISQLIAITHKGKHSPPFVKGENELENLGKTVTSLYENHELLNETIDLHQPFARDQFLIRLLRGHYHDSEEIELIMDSLKLSLKGDRFFVVIAQFELESFSNTKDKDKLLQLVSKKTLENATAYAVDFLHSDSIVVMISMDVLEEKVNRGFLDKMVHDIQKEMKDFTVYKPTIGVGQLYDDKTKINRSYIEALATMEYKFSAPQGSVLFFEDLETETHHLLGYLKEEQMKYVQSIKQGDFTVADEMLGDMFEALGSKGLSINEIKCICFDIINTTLRTVSELGFYQYMKQVDQLVEFKSITQLHKQLQCVVEVICNEVEEKKDSHNNKLKKDILTYIEQNYKNYEISLEVVAQEFYLSVSYLSRFIKEQTGETFTQLIQRLRIRYVKERLTRTDQPIKDVVSDVGYKDVANFIRKFKKIEGMTPGEYRKIHKG
- a CDS encoding glycoside hydrolase family 3 N-terminal domain-containing protein, which gives rise to MSYKDPSLPIEMRVEALLSQMTLKEKVGQLNQKMYGWDAYDKTNEGIELTEAFKEQVRFGEGMGALYGLFRSDPWSGVTYENGIPTEQNASIANTIQRYVMEHTRLGIPILLSEECPHGHQALDGTMIPTNIGVGSTWNPELMEQAYSHIATEIRSRGAHLGLISTLDILRDPRWGRSEECFSEDPFLAAEMTKAAVYGLQGRADRPGKTHIGAVLKHFAAQGAGERGLNAGPVPIGERELREIHLPGMKAGVEAGALGCMAAYNEIDGIPCHANESLLTGILRDEWGFEGIVMADGVANDRLQQLTGSVEKAAALALSAGVDLSLWDVAFTRLSEAVTNGDVKEELIDRAVRRVLRLKFLLGLFEEPFVDESRSKEAVGHSSFKQLNEQVARETIVLLKNECAILPLEKKTKKIAVIGPNADQIEHQLGDYTSFRRMDKGTTILKGIQQRSAGEVIYSKGCSVRGYSKEGFEEAITAATDADVAIVVIGGSSARNVELSFDTNGAAIIDDHRAEMDCGEGVDVANLQLGGVQQELLSELAKTGTPLIAIVIQGRPHALTEIEPYCNAILCGWYPGEEGGTAISEVLFGDVNPSGKLAVSMPRSSAHLPIYYNYKDQGRAPTYLDMEATPLFSFGYGLSYTTFVLQQIRVQNPSISLARLREGEMISIQVDVVNTGLVEGSEVVQLYIKDVEASTTRRIKELKAFKKILLAPQEKKTVTLTVGEEALSIWNKDMEFGPEPGKVNVMVGSDSQKTEEVTITILEQ